The following proteins come from a genomic window of Corallococcus sp. NCRR:
- a CDS encoding Gfo/Idh/MocA family protein, producing the protein MFEAKPGTRKLGWAVVGCGWVARDYVIPALQGASNARLVALCDANAEALMRIRADDVRRYTALGSVLADKDVQAVYIATPNHLHAAMTEACAAAGKHVLCEKPMAVTPGDGLRMVSACQRAGVHYATAFDQRHHAAHRKLRMLVKEGVLGTVTQARIHYACWLPEDWTPDNWRIDPEQAGGGAMIDLAPHGLDLLEVLLGDEWASLTALTQRRVHRYAVDDGAVLMGQFKSGALGLLQVAYNCPDAYPRRTLELIGTRARALAYKTMGQTPGGTLSLTDAKTGEETFISLSPEEDRSPFLHQVEAFSTCVLEGRPQPFAPERDVRLVGLLTQATRDGKAFPPCH; encoded by the coding sequence ATGTTCGAGGCGAAGCCGGGGACCCGGAAGCTGGGCTGGGCGGTGGTGGGGTGTGGCTGGGTGGCGAGGGACTACGTCATCCCGGCGCTCCAGGGCGCGAGCAACGCGAGGCTGGTGGCCCTGTGCGACGCGAACGCGGAGGCGCTGATGCGCATCCGGGCGGACGACGTGAGGCGCTACACCGCGCTGGGGTCGGTGCTGGCGGACAAGGACGTGCAGGCCGTCTACATCGCCACGCCCAACCACCTGCACGCGGCGATGACGGAGGCGTGCGCCGCCGCGGGCAAGCACGTGCTGTGCGAGAAGCCCATGGCCGTCACCCCGGGGGATGGCCTGCGCATGGTGTCCGCGTGCCAGCGCGCGGGCGTGCACTACGCCACCGCGTTCGACCAGCGCCACCACGCGGCGCACCGCAAGCTGCGCATGCTGGTGAAGGAGGGCGTGCTGGGCACCGTCACCCAGGCGCGCATCCACTACGCCTGCTGGCTGCCCGAGGACTGGACGCCGGACAACTGGCGCATCGACCCGGAGCAGGCCGGCGGCGGCGCGATGATCGACCTGGCGCCGCACGGCCTGGACCTGCTGGAGGTGCTCCTGGGCGACGAGTGGGCGTCGCTCACCGCCCTGACGCAGCGGCGCGTGCACCGCTACGCCGTGGATGACGGCGCGGTGCTGATGGGCCAGTTCAAGAGCGGCGCGCTGGGCCTGTTGCAGGTGGCCTACAACTGCCCGGACGCGTACCCCCGGCGCACGCTGGAGCTCATCGGCACCCGGGCGCGAGCGCTGGCGTACAAGACGATGGGCCAGACGCCCGGCGGCACCCTGTCGCTCACCGACGCGAAGACGGGGGAGGAGACGTTCATCTCCCTGTCGCCGGAGGAGGACCGCAGCCCCTTCCTCCACCAGGTGGAGGCCTTCTCCACGTGCGTGCTGGAGGGCCGCCCGCAGCCGTTCGCGCCGGAGCGCGACGTGCGGCTGGTGGGGCTGCTGACGCAGGCGACGCGAGACGGAAAGGCGTTTCCGCCATGCCACTGA
- a CDS encoding MATE family efflux transporter, translated as MTQPPTETLAQDASPSTTGARGLLASLWLAVKGSTEDLATGPVDRAFLLLSVPMVLEMVMESVFALVDVLFVSHLGADAIATVGLTESMLTLLQTLPLGLSIGATALIARRIGQKDPERAASAAVQALGLGLALAVPLAFAGSYFARPLLTALGAAPGVIEHGAGYTRLMLASFPIIMLLFLISAILRGAGDAATSMRALWLANSVNIVLAPLFIFGLGPVPAMGVTGAALATTVGRSTGVVYQVYRLLKGSGRLELRRRHLRVETSTLRSLLKLSGGATLQSLLGMSSWLVLMRIVATFGSTALAGYTLAMRVLLFAQQPSWGLSHAAGTLVGQSLGAGDTDRAERAAWRASFYTLAFLGLVAVGFLLFAEPLIHRFTTDPEVGLHAVRCLRIVSCSLALYAFVTVLPHAFNGAGDTTTPTVVNALFSWGLQLPLAWVLSHPLGLGPSGAFIAIAVTYGALGLASAALFRRGGWKLRHV; from the coding sequence ATGACGCAACCCCCGACTGAAACCCTCGCGCAGGACGCCTCTCCCTCCACGACGGGAGCCAGGGGCCTCCTTGCCTCCCTGTGGTTGGCGGTGAAGGGCTCCACCGAGGACCTGGCCACCGGGCCCGTGGACCGCGCCTTCCTGCTGCTGTCCGTGCCCATGGTGCTGGAGATGGTGATGGAGTCCGTCTTCGCCCTGGTGGACGTGCTCTTCGTGTCGCACCTGGGCGCGGACGCCATCGCCACCGTGGGCCTCACCGAGTCCATGCTCACGCTCCTCCAGACCCTGCCGCTGGGCCTGTCCATCGGTGCCACCGCGCTCATCGCGCGCCGCATCGGGCAGAAGGATCCGGAGCGCGCCGCGAGCGCCGCGGTGCAGGCCCTGGGCCTGGGGCTCGCGCTGGCCGTGCCGCTGGCGTTCGCGGGCAGCTACTTCGCGCGTCCGCTGCTCACGGCCCTGGGCGCCGCGCCCGGCGTCATCGAGCACGGCGCGGGCTACACGCGGCTGATGCTGGCCAGCTTCCCCATCATCATGCTGCTGTTCCTCATCAGCGCCATCCTGCGCGGCGCGGGGGACGCGGCCACGTCCATGCGCGCGCTGTGGCTGGCCAACTCCGTGAACATCGTGCTCGCGCCGCTGTTCATCTTCGGCCTGGGCCCCGTGCCCGCCATGGGCGTCACCGGCGCCGCGCTGGCCACCACCGTGGGCCGCTCCACCGGCGTGGTGTATCAGGTGTATCGCCTGCTCAAGGGCAGCGGACGTCTGGAATTGCGCCGCCGCCACCTGCGCGTGGAAACGTCCACGCTGCGCTCGCTGCTGAAGCTGTCGGGAGGCGCCACGCTCCAGTCGCTCCTGGGCATGTCCAGTTGGCTGGTGCTGATGCGCATCGTGGCCACCTTCGGCAGCACCGCGCTCGCGGGCTACACGCTGGCCATGCGCGTGCTGCTCTTCGCGCAGCAGCCGTCGTGGGGCCTGTCCCACGCGGCGGGCACGCTGGTGGGCCAGAGCCTGGGCGCGGGCGACACCGACCGCGCGGAGCGGGCCGCGTGGCGCGCCAGCTTCTACACGCTCGCGTTCCTGGGCCTGGTGGCGGTGGGCTTCCTCCTCTTCGCGGAGCCCCTCATCCACCGCTTCACCACGGATCCGGAGGTGGGCCTGCACGCCGTGCGCTGCCTGCGCATCGTCAGCTGCAGCCTGGCCCTCTACGCCTTCGTCACCGTGCTGCCCCACGCCTTCAACGGCGCGGGGGACACCACCACCCCCACCGTGGTGAACGCCCTCTTCTCCTGGGGCCTCCAGCTGCCGCTCGCGTGGGTCCTCTCCCATCCGTTGGGCCTGGGCCCCTCGGGCGCGTTCATCGCCATCGCCGTCACGTATGGAGCACTCGGCCTGGCGAGCGCCGCCCTCTTCCGGCGCGGCGGCTGGAAGCTGCGACACGTCTGA
- a CDS encoding glycosyltransferase family 4 protein — translation MNSVNGLRICFISRRFFPAISGMSVYALNLVRELVACGHDVTMVSQYRSDPAGMAVYGGGPPPGIPGAHVLGCESVGEQRINQGQPASFEHDLEVMVDTVVREHRRRPFDLIHAQYGYPCGLAALQAARLLGLPNVVSIQGGDGHWVGTCCGTHKQAMLAVLGHAGALLIGSRSFAEEVSEHHGTPLERFTIVPGATDTQRFHPRGESTVGDMRDVPVWLYHGRVDARKGVMELLDAVHRLVADGRRFKLRVSGIGPDVESLRSRVATEGLHGVVELTGASTYAEAPDLYRSGDLFVSPTYSEGFSNTLLEAMASGLPIVSTRAVGVVDCLEDGRDGLLVPPKDSAALAEAMGRMMDDAPLRKRLAATALREVRELYSWRAVGRRIQGVYKNLTGTRPDTQWTHLYDPAMTEERADHTCRFRAAPHLL, via the coding sequence GTGAACAGCGTGAATGGACTGCGGATCTGCTTCATCTCCCGGCGCTTCTTCCCGGCCATCTCCGGGATGAGCGTCTATGCGCTGAACCTGGTGCGGGAGCTGGTGGCGTGCGGGCACGACGTGACGATGGTGAGCCAGTACCGCAGCGACCCGGCGGGAATGGCGGTGTACGGGGGCGGGCCGCCGCCGGGCATCCCGGGCGCGCACGTGCTGGGCTGCGAGTCGGTGGGCGAGCAGCGCATCAACCAGGGCCAGCCGGCGAGCTTCGAGCACGACCTGGAGGTGATGGTGGACACGGTGGTGCGCGAGCACCGGCGCCGTCCGTTCGACCTCATCCATGCGCAGTACGGCTATCCGTGCGGCCTGGCGGCGCTCCAGGCGGCGAGGCTCCTGGGACTGCCCAACGTCGTCTCCATCCAAGGCGGGGACGGGCACTGGGTGGGGACCTGCTGCGGGACACACAAGCAGGCGATGCTCGCGGTGCTGGGCCACGCGGGGGCGCTGCTGATTGGGAGCAGGTCCTTCGCGGAAGAGGTGAGCGAGCACCACGGCACCCCGCTGGAGCGGTTCACCATCGTCCCCGGCGCCACGGACACGCAGCGCTTCCATCCCCGCGGTGAGTCGACGGTGGGAGACATGCGGGACGTGCCGGTGTGGCTGTACCACGGCCGGGTGGACGCCCGGAAAGGGGTGATGGAGCTGCTGGACGCCGTGCATCGGCTGGTGGCGGACGGGCGGAGGTTCAAGCTGCGGGTGTCTGGGATTGGGCCAGACGTGGAGTCGCTGCGTTCGAGGGTGGCGACGGAGGGGCTCCACGGCGTGGTGGAGCTGACGGGGGCGTCCACCTACGCGGAGGCGCCGGACCTGTACCGGAGCGGGGACCTGTTCGTGTCGCCCACGTATTCAGAAGGGTTCTCCAACACGCTGCTGGAGGCGATGGCGTCCGGGCTGCCCATCGTGTCGACACGAGCGGTGGGCGTGGTGGACTGCCTGGAGGACGGCAGGGATGGGCTGCTGGTGCCGCCAAAGGACAGCGCCGCGCTGGCGGAGGCGATGGGCCGGATGATGGACGACGCGCCGCTGCGCAAGCGGCTGGCGGCGACGGCGCTGCGCGAGGTGCGGGAGTTGTACTCGTGGCGGGCGGTGGGGCGGAGGATCCAAGGCGTCTACAAGAACCTGACCGGCACGCGGCCGGACACGCAGTGGACGCACCTCTACGACCCGGCGATGACGGAGGAGCGCGCGGACCACACGTGCCGGTTCCGGGCGGCGCCGCATCTCCTATGA
- a CDS encoding immunity 52 family protein, translating to MTDRYYLGAYWTARHESAESCAHRAESLFERLSRLEPTWRQWHETGRTFKQAQERQVQTDRASFLELFARKKNRIGDGFQFWFWAGPNPDETTSVNGFCGSANAVPTSVCVVDPPSQGEVAERVLTASVLLEVLRAVVRCWEPAWGVVASEQYRDEASSSGDAGTFVGWMTYFSRQWGEVPPLPAPVRVEPVEDLGTLVILTEERFTVTNPEHVRLATEVHQVLDSAGLLRAL from the coding sequence ATGACTGACCGTTACTACCTGGGGGCTTACTGGACGGCACGGCACGAGTCCGCTGAATCGTGTGCCCACAGAGCGGAAAGCTTGTTCGAGCGCCTGAGCCGCCTTGAACCGACGTGGCGTCAGTGGCACGAGACCGGACGCACCTTCAAGCAAGCGCAGGAACGTCAGGTCCAGACCGACCGGGCCTCCTTCCTGGAGTTGTTCGCTCGAAAGAAGAACCGCATCGGTGACGGCTTCCAGTTTTGGTTTTGGGCGGGCCCGAACCCGGACGAAACAACCTCAGTCAATGGCTTCTGCGGCTCCGCGAATGCTGTGCCGACTTCGGTCTGTGTCGTCGATCCTCCTTCTCAAGGAGAAGTGGCTGAACGCGTGCTGACAGCATCCGTCTTGCTCGAGGTACTTCGTGCCGTGGTGCGCTGCTGGGAGCCGGCTTGGGGCGTCGTTGCATCCGAGCAGTACCGCGACGAAGCGTCTTCATCAGGGGACGCGGGCACCTTCGTGGGCTGGATGACCTACTTCTCCCGGCAGTGGGGAGAGGTTCCGCCTCTCCCTGCCCCTGTGCGCGTTGAGCCCGTGGAGGACCTGGGCACCCTGGTCATCCTCACGGAGGAGCGGTTCACGGTGACGAATCCGGAACACGTCCGGCTCGCCACGGAGGTGCACCAGGTTCTTGATTCAGCCGGTCTCCTGCGTGCCTTGTGA
- a CDS encoding YcaO-like family protein encodes MSIARALDAYHRAVSTGALQMFRIDPIDRLGIPVASASLRLGDGPGAVLHGNGYGRTDEEARVGALGELVEETFCELAMHRMPRVHGSYAALVRARGPTAVADPLTLGLPAGSPYQPDLPLVWVELQRLATGERVLVPEEYVAIHPGQLQGKTPLITPITNGQGAGLTRPQALAHGLLELIQRDGNGLMYRAMDQGVVLDLEGTDLAPDVRELLELYRRAGVEVMAKLASTDFGMVNLYVVGRDLSVGDQPLMVTACGEAADPDRDRALRKALLEYACSRARKAFMHGPLGEVARVAPPEYMDRFVPLVDLDAEEPRALNAMVEWARMPAQALRELTACTLTVRQKVRFEDLPRSPTVEDPSLRCDHVVRQLHAAGFDILVADLSPPGRQVHVVKALVPGLEVETMTYNRVGERNAARLLERRDPLVGLGAPPPGAQPVRLTPEAEERLGGPVWFNARLAEARVGRLYALYREPDRHAVPKVLASRRFGGQ; translated from the coding sequence ATGAGCATTGCCCGAGCCCTGGATGCCTATCACCGCGCCGTGTCCACCGGCGCCCTGCAGATGTTCCGCATCGACCCCATCGACCGGTTGGGGATCCCCGTGGCCTCCGCCAGCCTGCGGCTGGGAGACGGTCCGGGCGCGGTGCTGCACGGCAACGGCTACGGCCGCACGGACGAAGAGGCGCGGGTGGGCGCGCTGGGCGAGCTGGTGGAGGAGACCTTCTGCGAGCTCGCGATGCACCGCATGCCGCGCGTGCACGGCAGCTACGCGGCGCTGGTGCGCGCGCGAGGCCCCACCGCGGTGGCGGATCCGCTCACGCTGGGGCTGCCCGCGGGCAGTCCGTATCAGCCGGACCTGCCGCTCGTCTGGGTGGAGCTGCAGCGGCTGGCCACCGGGGAGCGGGTGCTGGTGCCGGAGGAGTACGTCGCCATCCATCCCGGGCAGTTGCAGGGGAAGACGCCGCTCATCACGCCCATCACCAACGGCCAGGGCGCGGGGCTGACGCGGCCCCAGGCGCTGGCGCACGGCCTGCTGGAGCTCATCCAGCGCGACGGCAACGGGCTGATGTACCGCGCCATGGACCAGGGCGTGGTGCTGGACCTGGAGGGCACGGACCTGGCGCCGGACGTGCGCGAACTGTTGGAGCTCTACCGCCGCGCGGGCGTGGAGGTGATGGCGAAGCTGGCCAGCACGGACTTCGGCATGGTGAACCTGTACGTGGTGGGCCGCGACCTGTCCGTGGGGGACCAGCCGCTGATGGTGACGGCGTGCGGAGAGGCGGCCGACCCGGACCGGGACCGGGCGCTGCGCAAGGCGCTGCTGGAGTACGCCTGTTCGCGCGCGCGCAAGGCGTTCATGCACGGGCCGCTGGGGGAGGTGGCCCGGGTGGCGCCGCCGGAATACATGGACCGCTTCGTGCCCCTGGTGGACCTGGACGCGGAGGAGCCGCGCGCGCTGAACGCGATGGTGGAGTGGGCGCGGATGCCGGCCCAGGCGCTGCGCGAGCTGACGGCGTGCACGCTGACGGTCCGCCAGAAGGTGCGCTTCGAGGACCTGCCCCGCTCGCCCACCGTGGAGGACCCGTCGCTGCGGTGCGACCACGTGGTGCGGCAACTGCACGCGGCGGGCTTCGACATCCTGGTCGCGGACCTGTCTCCGCCGGGCCGCCAGGTGCACGTGGTGAAGGCGCTGGTGCCGGGCCTGGAGGTGGAGACGATGACGTACAACCGCGTGGGCGAGCGCAACGCGGCGCGGCTCCTGGAGCGCAGGGATCCGCTGGTGGGCCTGGGGGCGCCGCCGCCGGGCGCGCAGCCGGTGCGCCTGACGCCCGAGGCCGAGGAGCGGCTGGGCGGCCCCGTCTGGTTCAACGCGCGGCTGGCGGAGGCCCGCGTGGGGCGGCTGTACGCGCTCTACCGGGAGCCGGACCGCCACGCGGTGCCGAAGGTGCTCGCGAGCCGCCGCTTCGGGGGGCAGTGA
- a CDS encoding inositol-3-phosphate synthase — protein MAGNERLGVAVVGLGGAVATTAVAGMELLRRGRVDTRGLPLADAKGLGLAEYGALTFGGWDLFEDDLAKAARNHAVLTEAQLEAVSPTLGRMRPWPAASNAKFCKNVVSTAEKKARTLREQVRAIRDDLARFKQREQLERVVVVNLASTEKAVDLTRPEFATPEAFEKALDANDPDIGPAMLYAYAAIVDGIPFANFTPSVAADVPALLLLAKRTGAPVAGKDGKTGQTLLKTVLAPALRDRALHVDGWYSTNILGNRDGEALNDPASKQNKLDTKGAALDSILGYKVQDHIVSIQYYRPRGDNKEAWDNIDVTGFLGQPMQLKLNFLCKDSILAAPLVVELARTLDLAKRRGECGVIDALGCFFKAPMSQDGEPVEHAMAEQQRRLMTWLSKGRAQQAERAPERIRG, from the coding sequence ATGGCGGGCAACGAGCGGTTGGGCGTGGCGGTGGTGGGACTGGGCGGGGCGGTGGCGACGACGGCGGTGGCGGGCATGGAGCTCTTGCGCCGGGGGCGGGTGGACACGCGGGGCCTGCCGCTGGCGGACGCGAAGGGCCTGGGCCTGGCCGAATATGGCGCGCTGACGTTCGGCGGCTGGGACCTGTTCGAGGACGACCTGGCGAAAGCCGCGCGCAACCACGCGGTGCTGACGGAGGCGCAGCTGGAGGCGGTGTCCCCCACGCTGGGCCGCATGCGGCCGTGGCCCGCGGCCTCCAACGCGAAGTTCTGCAAGAACGTCGTGAGCACTGCGGAGAAGAAGGCGCGCACCCTGCGCGAACAGGTGCGGGCCATCCGCGACGACCTGGCCCGCTTCAAGCAGCGTGAGCAACTGGAGCGCGTGGTGGTGGTGAACCTGGCCTCCACGGAGAAGGCCGTGGACCTCACCCGCCCGGAGTTCGCCACGCCGGAGGCCTTCGAGAAGGCCCTGGACGCGAACGACCCGGACATCGGCCCCGCGATGCTCTACGCGTACGCGGCCATCGTGGACGGCATCCCGTTCGCCAACTTCACGCCCAGCGTCGCCGCGGACGTGCCCGCGCTGCTCCTGCTGGCGAAGCGCACCGGCGCGCCCGTCGCGGGCAAGGACGGCAAGACAGGGCAGACGCTGCTCAAGACGGTGCTCGCCCCCGCGCTGCGCGACCGCGCGCTGCACGTGGACGGCTGGTACTCCACCAACATCCTGGGCAACCGCGACGGCGAGGCGCTCAACGACCCGGCGTCGAAGCAGAACAAGCTCGACACCAAGGGCGCCGCGCTGGACAGCATCCTCGGCTACAAGGTCCAGGACCACATCGTCTCCATCCAGTACTACCGCCCGCGCGGGGACAACAAGGAGGCCTGGGACAACATCGACGTGACGGGCTTCCTGGGGCAGCCCATGCAGTTGAAGCTCAACTTCCTCTGCAAGGACTCCATCCTCGCCGCACCGCTCGTCGTGGAGCTGGCGCGCACGCTGGACCTGGCCAAGCGCCGGGGCGAGTGCGGCGTCATCGACGCGCTGGGCTGCTTCTTCAAGGCCCCCATGTCCCAGGACGGCGAGCCCGTGGAGCACGCCATGGCGGAGCAGCAGCGCCGCCTGATGACGTGGCTCTCCAAGGGCCGCGCGCAGCAGGCGGAGCGCGCTCCGGAACGCATCAGGGGCTGA
- a CDS encoding sugar phosphate isomerase/epimerase family protein, with protein sequence MALRFAYNTNGVSNHRFEDALGLIADSGYDGVALTLDHHHFDPFAPDFERRTEQLATRLERLGLGLVVETGARFLLDPRRKHEPTLITPEAEGRARRLEFLKRAVDVCGTCRGEAVSFWAGVPRPGVTEESAWPWLLDGVTRLSEYAAARGVVLALEPEPGMLVETVDGWRRLQACVPGVRLALDVGHLLVTQERTPAGAVREFAPVLGTVALEDMKRGVHEHLPFGEGDVDVPSVLRELTRAGYDRLVCVELSRDAHRAHELVPRALEWLRERLPTGAEVAA encoded by the coding sequence ATGGCCCTGCGCTTCGCGTACAACACCAACGGCGTGTCGAACCACCGCTTCGAGGACGCGCTGGGCCTCATCGCGGACAGCGGCTACGACGGCGTGGCGCTGACGCTGGACCACCACCACTTCGACCCGTTCGCGCCGGACTTCGAGCGGCGCACGGAACAGCTCGCCACCCGGCTGGAGCGGCTGGGCCTGGGGCTGGTGGTGGAGACGGGGGCGCGCTTCCTGCTGGACCCCCGGAGGAAGCACGAGCCCACGCTCATCACCCCGGAAGCGGAGGGCCGCGCGCGGCGGCTGGAGTTCCTGAAGCGCGCGGTGGACGTGTGCGGGACGTGCCGGGGGGAGGCGGTGTCCTTCTGGGCGGGCGTGCCCCGCCCGGGCGTGACGGAGGAGTCCGCGTGGCCGTGGCTGCTGGACGGAGTGACGCGGCTCTCGGAGTACGCGGCGGCGCGCGGCGTGGTGCTGGCGCTGGAGCCGGAGCCGGGGATGCTGGTGGAGACGGTGGACGGCTGGCGCCGGTTGCAGGCCTGCGTGCCCGGCGTGCGTCTGGCATTGGACGTGGGGCACCTGCTGGTGACGCAGGAGCGGACCCCCGCGGGGGCCGTGCGCGAGTTCGCGCCGGTGCTGGGCACGGTGGCGCTGGAGGACATGAAGCGCGGCGTGCATGAGCACCTGCCCTTTGGCGAAGGGGACGTGGACGTGCCGTCGGTCCTGCGTGAGCTGACGCGCGCGGGCTACGACCGGCTGGTCTGCGTGGAGCTGTCGCGGGACGCGCACCGGGCGCACGAGCTGGTGCCCCGGGCGCTGGAATGGTTGAGGGAGCGCCTGCCGACGGGCGCGGAGGTGGCGGCGTGA
- a CDS encoding PIG-L deacetylase family protein translates to MSTALFVSPHLDDVAFSCGGTLAALKAEGWTVALVTVFTRSVPKPEGFALQCQTSKGLGPEVDYMALRRDEDRAFAACMGVDHVKWGDLEEAPHRGYASPEALFQPPRADDIIEAKVADCLKPLLWNLKPDRVFVPQALGSHVDHVQVVRAVKELGIPTTRLFYYRDTPYAVRQPQAHPDAAVPQGLRPLAVDITEHLPKKVEGCVRYGTQLGFQFGGVEGLARTLTAFHRMEAQARGQPGAAEVFLSQGTQETG, encoded by the coding sequence ATGAGCACGGCCCTCTTCGTATCGCCGCACCTGGACGACGTGGCCTTCTCCTGTGGAGGCACGTTGGCGGCGCTGAAGGCGGAGGGGTGGACGGTGGCGCTCGTCACCGTCTTCACGCGGTCGGTGCCGAAGCCGGAGGGCTTCGCGCTGCAATGTCAGACATCGAAGGGGCTGGGGCCGGAGGTGGACTACATGGCCCTGCGGAGGGACGAGGACCGGGCCTTCGCGGCCTGCATGGGCGTGGACCACGTGAAGTGGGGAGACCTGGAGGAAGCGCCACACCGGGGCTACGCGAGCCCGGAGGCGCTGTTCCAGCCACCGCGAGCGGACGACATCATCGAAGCGAAGGTGGCGGACTGTTTGAAGCCGCTGTTGTGGAACCTGAAGCCGGACCGGGTCTTCGTGCCCCAGGCCCTGGGGAGCCACGTGGACCACGTGCAGGTGGTGCGAGCCGTGAAGGAACTGGGCATCCCGACGACCCGGCTCTTCTATTACCGGGACACGCCCTACGCCGTGCGCCAGCCCCAGGCCCACCCCGACGCCGCCGTCCCCCAGGGCCTGCGTCCCCTGGCCGTGGACATCACGGAGCATTTGCCCAAGAAGGTGGAGGGCTGCGTCCGCTACGGCACGCAGCTGGGCTTCCAATTCGGCGGAGTGGAAGGTCTGGCCCGGACGCTCACGGCGTTCCACCGGATGGAAGCACAGGCACGCGGTCAGCCCGGAGCCGCGGAGGTGTTCCTGTCACAAGGCACGCAGGAGACCGGCTGA